ACATAGCCACCATAATGATGGGGATACTTGTAGCCTTGAAATTTTGGAGGTTTGAGATGTGCTGGAATAGGGGAGTTGTCATTTTGTGCGACTTCAAGTGCTTTATTGATTGCACTATATGCAGCATTAGATTTTGGGGAGCTTGCTAGATATGTAACACACTGGCTTAAAATTATCCTTGCTTCAGGATAGCCGATATTTTTCACTGCAGTAAGTGTAGAGACTGCAAGATTTAAAGCGTTTGGATTTGCATTACCTATATCTTCACTTGCCAAAATCACAAGACGCCTTGCAATAAACTCTGGCGGCTCTGCAGCTGCAATGAGTCTTGCAAGATAGTAGAGCGCTGCATCTATGTCACTACCGCGAATACTCTTAATAAGAGCACTAGCCAAAGTATAGTGTGTTTCAGCACTACTGCTGCCTTCATGAAAACTCGCTGGTACAAGTTTACTAAGAATCTCTTTTGTTATATGTCTGTTTATAATAGATGCAGCTTGCAATATCTTTATAATATTTCTCGCATCTCCTTGAGCTATGCGAATAAGATACTCTCTTGCATCTTCATCAAGTGTGAGGGAGAGTTTTTGTACAACTTTTTGGCTAAGCTCTCCTAGCTCTTCATCACTCAAAGGCTTAAACTCAAAGAGAAAAGATCGCGACCTAATCGCAGCAGTAAGTGAGAAAAAAGGATTTTCAGTGCTTGCGCCTATTATTAAAGCCTCCTCTTTTTCCATTATTGGCAACAACACCTCTTGCTGGGTACGGGAAAGTCTATGGACCTCATCGATGAAGATGAGAGGCTGGAGGAGTGTATCTTTGTAACGTGCTACTATTTTGCGTATCTCATCTATTTTGAGACTCGTAGCATTGAGTTCATAAAAATCTCTATCAAGCATAGATGCAACAATACGTGCAAGCGTCGTCTTACCAGTCCCGGGAGGACCATAAAAGAAGGAGTGGGGGATGGCATTTGCTTGGATGAGTTTATAAAAAGGGGCATCTTTGCCTACTAAATGGCGCTGTCCAATAAACTCTTCAAGACTTTGGGGGCGAAACTCTCTATCCATTGACCACTTTGACAAAAAACTCTCTTACTTCCCGTGGCCCATCATACTCACAAAAATAGATTCCTTGCCATTTTCCTAACATCAACTTTGCATCCACTACAGGAATAGCGACGCTGTTGCCCGTAAGAGCTGATTTAAGATGCGCATCTGCATTCTCTCCGTGCGCATAGCGATCGCTTTTAGGCACTAAACGGCTCATATGTGCCAAAAAATCTCGCTGTAATTCTGGATCCACATTTTCAAAAAGTAAAATCCCCGTGGTAGTATGTGGAGAATAGACAATGCAGCTACCATTTGTAACACCACTTTTAATCACTTCCTCTTTCACAATCTCCGTTATTTCTATCATTTCACTCTTGTGGTTAGTGCTTATCTCTATTCTTCTCATCTACTTCCTTTAAAAATTCTCGAAGTTTTTCATACTCTTTTTTGCTTAAATATCTCGTTTTTCCTGTAGGCAAGGCATTGAGTTTTATCCAACCATATTCTACTCTCTTTAAGTCTACCACATCTTTACCAAAATGGGCAAAAAATCGTCTAATTTCCCTATTTTTCCCTTCAATCAAAGCAACTTTGAGTTTGCTAAAAGTTGGGGCATTTTTATCAATCCTGTATGCAAAAAAAGGCGCAAATCGCATTGAAGTGATACTGCTTTTTTCATGAGCGCCGGCTGTTGCATCTTCCAGCTCCAAACCCTCTCGCATTGCCTCTTCCATTTTTGGTGTCACTTCACCCTTGATTTTAACATTATATACTCTTGGAATATCGCTCTCCATAAGAGCCCCAGCAATCTTTGGAGAATCGGTAAGAAGTAGTAGCCCTTCACTTGCAAAATCAAGTCTTCCAATAGGAATAAAATGAAAAAACTTTTTAGGCAAAGAATCATAGATCGTTTTTCTTCCTCTATCATCCTTTTTGGTAACAAGCTCGCCTTTTGGCTTATTGTATACAATGACCGTGTAGTCTACCTTTGGCTTGATGAGTTTGCCTTTTACAAAGACCTTATCGCCCTCTTGCACATCATAATAGGGCTCTTTAACTATTTGGCGATTGACTTTGACCAGTCCATCTTGAATCAATTTATCTGCTTCTCTTCTGGAGTAGGTTGTATTATGGGAGATATATTTATTGAGTCTCATTTTATTCCAGCCTCTACGAGATCGTGGATATGTAAAACACCTTTGATCTGATTATTTTTAGCGATAACAAGCATCTGGATCTTGTAATTTTCTATAACTTTGAGTGCTTCACTTGCAAGCATACTCTCATCCTCTATCGTTTTTGGTTGTAGCGTTGCATATGCTATTGCAGCCCTTTCTAGATCAAAACCCTCCTGCATAAGTGCTCTTCTTAGATCCCCATCACTTAAAACAGCTTTAAGCTTTCCCTTTTTGTCCGTAATAAGAACATTACCTAGTTTTCCTTCGCTCATTGTAACAATTGCATCTTTAAGCTTTGTCTCTTCATCAATAATAGGGAGATTTTTTGTACGCATGAGATCTTTTACTTTGACAAAAAGCCTTTTACCAAGAGAGCCTCCAGGATGAAAAGAGGCAAAATCGCTTACTTTGAAATCACGCTTTTTCATCAGACATACTGCTAGTGCATCCCCCAGTGCCATTGTTA
The Nitratiruptor tergarcus DSM 16512 genome window above contains:
- a CDS encoding replication-associated recombination protein A, with the translated sequence MDREFRPQSLEEFIGQRHLVGKDAPFYKLIQANAIPHSFFYGPPGTGKTTLARIVASMLDRDFYELNATSLKIDEIRKIVARYKDTLLQPLIFIDEVHRLSRTQQEVLLPIMEKEEALIIGASTENPFFSLTAAIRSRSFLFEFKPLSDEELGELSQKVVQKLSLTLDEDAREYLIRIAQGDARNIIKILQAASIINRHITKEILSKLVPASFHEGSSSAETHYTLASALIKSIRGSDIDAALYYLARLIAAAEPPEFIARRLVILASEDIGNANPNALNLAVSTLTAVKNIGYPEARIILSQCVTYLASSPKSNAAYSAINKALEVAQNDNSPIPAHLKPPKFQGYKYPHHYGGYVEQEYMSKKMQFYQSSGIGFEKKLQEWLEKIKGKKQ
- a CDS encoding secondary thiamine-phosphate synthase enzyme YjbQ, encoding MRRIEISTNHKSEMIEITEIVKEEVIKSGVTNGSCIVYSPHTTTGILLFENVDPELQRDFLAHMSRLVPKSDRYAHGENADAHLKSALTGNSVAIPVVDAKLMLGKWQGIYFCEYDGPREVREFFVKVVNG
- a CDS encoding pseudouridine synthase; this encodes MRLNKYISHNTTYSRREADKLIQDGLVKVNRQIVKEPYYDVQEGDKVFVKGKLIKPKVDYTVIVYNKPKGELVTKKDDRGRKTIYDSLPKKFFHFIPIGRLDFASEGLLLLTDSPKIAGALMESDIPRVYNVKIKGEVTPKMEEAMREGLELEDATAGAHEKSSITSMRFAPFFAYRIDKNAPTFSKLKVALIEGKNREIRRFFAHFGKDVVDLKRVEYGWIKLNALPTGKTRYLSKKEYEKLREFLKEVDEKNRDKH
- a CDS encoding KpsF/GutQ family sugar-phosphate isomerase, whose translation is MDFSQIAKEVLEIESQALQASKKRIGKNINEAVELIYNLKGKLIVTGVGKSGLVGSKMAATFASTGTPSFFIHPTEALHGDLGMIGKEDGVLAISYSGESEELIKILPHIKRFNIPLIGMSSDPESTLGRYSDVFISIAVEREACPLQAAPTASTTLTMALGDALAVCLMKKRDFKVSDFASFHPGGSLGKRLFVKVKDLMRTKNLPIIDEETKLKDAIVTMSEGKLGNVLITDKKGKLKAVLSDGDLRRALMQEGFDLERAAIAYATLQPKTIEDESMLASEALKVIENYKIQMLVIAKNNQIKGVLHIHDLVEAGIK